A genome region from Gloeocapsopsis sp. IPPAS B-1203 includes the following:
- the rplD gene encoding 50S ribosomal protein L4, with protein MVDCVVKNWQGEEVGQATLDLRVAKEDSAAHIVHRALVRQITNARQGTASTKTRAEVRGGGRKPWRQKGTGRARAGSIRSPLWRGGGVIFGPKPRDYEIKMNRKERRLALRTALTSRAADMVVVEDFASELPRPKTKDLLAAIARWGIDPETKVLLILPELVETVYLSARNVAQVKLIAADRLNVYDLLNADRIVTTVAAIEKIQEVYGA; from the coding sequence ATGGTAGATTGTGTAGTAAAAAACTGGCAAGGAGAAGAGGTAGGACAAGCAACACTCGATTTGCGCGTTGCCAAAGAAGATAGTGCTGCTCATATTGTCCACCGAGCCTTGGTACGGCAAATAACCAACGCCAGACAAGGTACAGCAAGTACTAAAACTCGTGCAGAGGTTCGTGGCGGTGGTCGCAAACCTTGGCGGCAAAAAGGAACGGGTCGCGCGCGTGCTGGCTCAATCCGTTCTCCACTGTGGCGGGGTGGTGGTGTCATCTTTGGACCAAAGCCGAGAGATTATGAAATTAAGATGAATCGCAAAGAGCGGCGGTTAGCTTTGCGTACAGCTTTGACAAGTCGGGCTGCGGATATGGTAGTGGTAGAAGATTTTGCGAGTGAGCTACCAAGACCAAAAACGAAAGACCTCTTAGCAGCGATCGCACGTTGGGGAATTGACCCAGAAACAAAGGTTCTGTTAATTTTGCCTGAGCTTGTAGAAACTGTTTATCTCTCAGCACGAAACGTTGCTCAAGTCAAGTTAATTGCTGCCGATCGGTTGAATGTTTACGACCTATTAAATGCTGACCGAATCGTGACTACGGTAGCTGCCATTGAAAAGATTCAGGAGGTCTACGGTGCCTAA
- the rplE gene encoding 50S ribosomal protein L5, translated as MTARLKSLYQEQIVPQLMEQFQYINIHQVPKLTKVTVNRGLGEAAQNAKALESSINEIATITGQKPVVTRAKKAIAGFKIRQGMPVGLMVTLRGERMYAFVDRLVNLALPRIRDFRGISPKSFDGRGNYTLGVREQLIFPEVDYDSIDQIRGMDISIITTAKNDEEGRALLKAMGMPFRDQ; from the coding sequence ATGACAGCACGACTCAAAAGCTTATACCAAGAACAGATAGTCCCGCAGTTGATGGAGCAGTTTCAGTATATAAATATCCATCAAGTGCCAAAGTTGACAAAAGTAACAGTAAATCGAGGTTTGGGCGAAGCCGCACAAAACGCGAAAGCGCTTGAATCGTCCATTAACGAGATTGCCACAATTACAGGTCAAAAACCCGTTGTTACGCGTGCCAAAAAAGCGATCGCTGGCTTTAAAATTCGCCAAGGTATGCCAGTTGGCTTGATGGTGACATTGCGTGGCGAACGGATGTATGCCTTTGTAGACAGACTTGTTAACTTGGCATTACCTCGTATTCGTGACTTTCGCGGTATCAGCCCTAAAAGCTTTGACGGACGCGGTAACTATACCCTTGGTGTTCGCGAACAACTGATTTTCCCAGAAGTTGATTACGACAGCATCGATCAAATTCGGGGTATGGATATTTCCATTATCACTACAGCAAAAAACGATGAAGAAGGTCGCGCATTGCTCAAAGCAATGGGAATGCCTTTTCGGGATCAATAA
- the rpsS gene encoding 30S ribosomal protein S19, whose translation MGRSLKKGPFVADSLLSKIEKLNTKGEKQVIKTWSRASTILPQMVGHTIAVHNGRQHVPVFINEQMVGHKLGEFAPTRTFRGHAKSDKKAGR comes from the coding sequence ATGGGTCGTTCTTTAAAAAAAGGTCCTTTTGTTGCTGATAGTTTGCTCAGCAAAATCGAAAAGCTAAATACAAAAGGCGAAAAACAAGTCATCAAAACATGGTCGCGAGCATCTACTATTTTGCCTCAGATGGTCGGTCACACAATCGCTGTCCACAATGGACGGCAACACGTGCCGGTCTTTATCAACGAGCAAATGGTAGGACACAAACTAGGTGAGTTCGCTCCGACACGTACCTTTCGCGGTCATGCCAAAAGCGATAAAAAAGCAGGGAGATAA
- the rplX gene encoding 50S ribosomal protein L24 translates to MAAQKNGSTPIRYKMHVKTGDTVQVISGSDKGKVGEVLKTFPKLSKVIVQGVNVKTKHVKPTQEGESGRIVTSEAPIHSSNVMLYSTKQNVASRVCYTFNEQGRKVRMLKKTGEILDK, encoded by the coding sequence ATGGCTGCACAGAAGAATGGATCTACACCGATTCGCTACAAAATGCACGTCAAAACCGGAGATACCGTACAAGTGATCTCAGGTAGCGACAAGGGCAAAGTCGGTGAAGTCCTCAAGACATTTCCTAAATTAAGCAAAGTGATCGTTCAAGGCGTGAATGTCAAAACCAAGCACGTCAAACCCACACAAGAGGGCGAATCCGGTCGCATTGTAACTTCAGAAGCACCGATTCATAGCTCTAATGTCATGCTCTACTCGACAAAGCAAAACGTTGCTAGTCGCGTTTGCTACACCTTTAACGAGCAAGGACGTAAAGTCCGCATGCTCAAAAAAACTGGTGAAATCCTTGATAAATAG
- the rplB gene encoding 50S ribosomal protein L2 produces the protein MGTRSYRPYTPSTRQRIVSDFNEITKTEPERSLTTSVHRPKGRNNRGVITSRRRGGGHKRLYRAIDFKRNKHNIPAKVAAIEYDPNRNARIALLYYQDGEKRYIIQPNGLKVGQTVISGPDAPFEDGNALPLSRIPLGTTVHNVELYPGRGAQIVRAAGASAQVVAKEGNYVTLKLPSGEVRLVRRECYATIGQVGNIDVRNLSSGKAGRNRWKGRRPKVRGSVMNPVDHPHGGGEGRAPIGRSGPVTPWGKPTLGAKTRKPKKASNALIIRRRRKSSKRGRGGRES, from the coding sequence ATGGGTACACGTTCTTATCGTCCATATACACCCAGTACGCGCCAGCGTATTGTCTCTGACTTTAATGAAATTACTAAAACTGAACCAGAGCGATCGCTAACAACCTCAGTTCACCGTCCTAAAGGTCGAAACAATCGTGGTGTCATTACCAGTCGTCGCCGAGGTGGCGGACACAAGCGTTTATATCGGGCGATCGACTTTAAACGCAATAAACATAATATTCCCGCCAAAGTAGCCGCGATCGAATACGATCCCAACCGCAATGCTCGCATCGCTCTGCTGTATTACCAAGATGGAGAAAAACGGTACATTATTCAACCGAATGGCTTGAAAGTGGGACAAACCGTAATTTCCGGTCCAGATGCACCTTTTGAAGATGGTAATGCTCTCCCACTTAGCAGAATTCCTCTAGGAACAACAGTTCACAATGTTGAACTCTATCCTGGTCGTGGTGCTCAAATTGTTCGTGCTGCCGGTGCTAGTGCGCAAGTAGTTGCGAAAGAGGGTAACTACGTTACACTCAAGCTTCCTTCGGGCGAAGTCCGGCTTGTGCGCCGCGAATGCTACGCCACAATTGGGCAAGTTGGCAACATTGATGTACGCAACCTTAGCTCAGGAAAAGCAGGACGAAATCGTTGGAAAGGACGCCGACCTAAGGTCAGAGGTAGTGTAATGAACCCAGTCGATCACCCACATGGTGGTGGTGAGGGTAGAGCACCAATTGGTAGATCAGGACCTGTGACACCTTGGGGTAAGCCAACCTTAGGAGCTAAAACACGTAAGCCAAAGAAAGCTAGCAATGCTCTCATCATTCGTCGTCGTCGCAAGTCTTCCAAACGCGGTCGCGGTGGCAGAGAATCATAA
- the rplC gene encoding 50S ribosomal protein L3, protein MAVGILGTKLGMTQVFDEAGKAIPVTVVQAGPCTVTQIKTKETDGYTAIQVGYKEVKPKALNKPLLGHLAKSSAPSLRHLREYHLDNPSEYDLGQEIKADIFTSGQMVNVIGTSIGRGFAGYQRRHNFGRGPMSHGSKNHRLPGSIGAGTTPGRVYPGKKMAGRLGGKRVTIPQLTVVQVDSERNLLLIKGAVPGKPGALLNIVPARRGSQT, encoded by the coding sequence GTGGCTGTAGGTATCCTCGGCACAAAGCTGGGCATGACCCAAGTGTTTGACGAGGCAGGAAAAGCAATTCCTGTAACTGTAGTTCAAGCCGGTCCATGCACAGTTACGCAAATCAAAACGAAGGAAACAGATGGCTATACTGCCATCCAAGTTGGTTACAAAGAAGTGAAGCCCAAAGCATTAAACAAACCGCTTCTGGGTCATCTTGCTAAATCATCTGCTCCATCTTTGCGTCACTTACGTGAGTATCACTTAGATAACCCAAGTGAATACGATCTAGGTCAAGAAATCAAAGCAGATATCTTTACTTCTGGGCAGATGGTCAATGTCATCGGGACTAGCATTGGTCGTGGTTTTGCCGGTTATCAAAGACGGCATAACTTTGGTCGCGGACCAATGTCTCATGGTTCTAAAAACCATCGATTACCTGGTTCAATTGGTGCAGGGACAACTCCAGGGCGTGTTTATCCTGGTAAAAAGATGGCAGGTCGTTTGGGCGGAAAGCGCGTGACAATTCCTCAATTGACAGTAGTACAGGTAGATTCAGAGCGTAACCTACTCCTGATCAAGGGCGCAGTTCCAGGTAAGCCTGGTGCTTTATTAAACATTGTGCCAGCACGACGAGGTAGTCAAACGTAG
- a CDS encoding 50S ribosomal protein L23 — MPKIDPRSLPDLVRRPILTEKATRLMEENKFTFEVIPQATKPDIKAAIEDLFQVKVIQVNTQQQPRKQRRVGRFIGFKSQYKKAIVTVATGEEDKIRKVLFPDV, encoded by the coding sequence GTGCCTAAGATAGATCCGCGATCGCTACCTGATTTAGTCCGTCGTCCCATACTAACTGAAAAGGCGACTCGGCTAATGGAGGAAAACAAATTCACATTTGAAGTGATTCCTCAAGCTACCAAGCCAGACATCAAAGCAGCGATCGAAGACTTGTTTCAAGTCAAAGTTATTCAAGTAAACACTCAGCAACAACCACGCAAGCAACGTCGAGTAGGGAGATTTATTGGCTTTAAGTCTCAATACAAAAAAGCGATTGTTACGGTAGCGACTGGGGAAGAAGACAAAATTAGAAAAGTCCTGTTCCCAGATGTTTAG
- the secY gene encoding preprotein translocase subunit SecY, whose product MISRDKAPTAQETFMQMAQAAGLRRRLLVTVGILMLARLGVFLPVPGINRDLFAQASQTGNNALFGFLDIFSGGGLSTLGVFALGILPYINASIIIQLLTAAIPALENLQKNEGEAGRRKISQITRYVSLGWAILQSIFIAAFWLQPYAFNPGPVFVAETAIALVAGSMFIMWASELITERGVGNGASLLIFVNIVASLPRALGDTIAFAQTGSREAVGGVVVLLLVFLVMIVGIVFVQEGTRRIPIISARRQVGRRFFQEQRSYLPLRLNQGGVMPIIFASAVLILPASLASFTRNEFLLRIANYLSPNGPTPWVYALAYLVLILFFSYFYATLIVNPVDLAQNLKKMGATIPGIRPGRATSEYVERVLNRLTFLGAIFLGLVAIVPTAVESATQVRTFQGLGATSLLILVGVAIDTAKQIQTYVISQRYEGMVKQ is encoded by the coding sequence ATGATCAGTAGAGACAAAGCCCCGACGGCGCAAGAAACTTTTATGCAGATGGCACAAGCAGCTGGTTTACGAAGGCGGCTGCTTGTCACTGTTGGTATTTTAATGTTGGCTCGCCTTGGCGTTTTCTTGCCTGTTCCAGGAATTAATCGCGATTTATTTGCTCAAGCAAGTCAAACTGGCAATAATGCTTTATTCGGTTTCTTAGATATCTTCTCTGGAGGCGGACTTTCTACCTTAGGAGTTTTTGCTCTAGGAATTTTACCGTATATTAATGCTTCCATTATCATCCAATTGTTGACTGCTGCTATTCCAGCTTTAGAAAATCTTCAGAAAAATGAAGGTGAGGCTGGACGAAGAAAGATCTCACAAATTACGCGTTATGTGTCTTTAGGTTGGGCAATTCTCCAAAGTATCTTTATTGCTGCTTTTTGGTTGCAACCTTATGCTTTTAACCCAGGACCTGTCTTTGTCGCCGAAACGGCGATCGCACTAGTAGCAGGTTCTATGTTTATCATGTGGGCGTCTGAATTAATTACCGAACGAGGTGTTGGTAACGGAGCATCTCTTTTGATTTTTGTCAATATTGTTGCTTCCTTGCCAAGAGCCTTAGGAGACACGATCGCATTTGCTCAAACTGGCAGTCGAGAAGCAGTAGGAGGCGTTGTTGTCCTGCTATTAGTCTTTCTCGTCATGATTGTTGGTATTGTCTTTGTGCAAGAAGGAACCCGTAGAATTCCGATTATTTCTGCACGCAGACAAGTTGGTCGGCGCTTTTTTCAAGAACAGCGTAGCTACCTACCTTTACGACTGAATCAAGGCGGCGTTATGCCGATCATTTTTGCTTCGGCTGTTTTAATATTGCCAGCGTCTTTAGCAAGTTTCACGCGCAATGAATTCCTTTTAAGAATTGCTAATTATCTCAGTCCAAATGGTCCTACGCCTTGGGTCTACGCTCTAGCTTATCTTGTTTTAATTCTCTTTTTCAGTTACTTCTACGCTACTTTGATTGTTAATCCAGTAGATTTAGCACAAAACTTAAAGAAAATGGGAGCTACCATTCCTGGAATTCGCCCAGGTCGAGCGACAAGTGAGTATGTAGAACGAGTCTTGAATCGATTAACTTTTTTGGGAGCAATCTTTTTAGGTCTAGTAGCAATTGTGCCAACGGCTGTCGAAAGTGCGACTCAAGTCCGAACATTTCAAGGATTAGGTGCAACGTCTTTACTGATTTTGGTTGGTGTTGCTATTGACACAGCAAAACAAATTCAAACATACGTCATTTCACAACGTTATGAAGGAATGGTGAAACAATAG
- the rplF gene encoding 50S ribosomal protein L6, which translates to MSRIGKRPITIPAKVQVTIDGSQVKVKGPKGELSRMLPAAVTIAQEGETLLVKRVDDSRTARQMHGLARTLVANMIDGVSQGFQRRLEIQGVGYRAAVQGRNLTLNVGYSHPVQIEPPEGIQLAVENNTNVIVSGFDKELVGNTAAKIRDVRPPEPYKGKGIRYSGEFVRRKAGKAGKK; encoded by the coding sequence ATGTCTCGAATTGGTAAGCGCCCAATTACGATTCCCGCCAAAGTCCAAGTGACTATTGACGGGTCACAAGTTAAAGTCAAAGGTCCGAAAGGCGAACTCTCGCGCATGCTGCCAGCCGCAGTAACAATCGCCCAAGAGGGTGAAACATTACTAGTTAAACGAGTTGATGACTCGCGAACAGCCCGTCAGATGCATGGTTTGGCTCGCACCTTGGTTGCCAATATGATTGATGGAGTCTCGCAAGGATTTCAACGTAGGTTAGAAATTCAAGGAGTTGGCTATCGTGCTGCAGTTCAAGGTCGCAACCTCACACTTAACGTAGGATACAGCCATCCAGTTCAAATCGAGCCTCCTGAAGGAATTCAATTGGCAGTAGAAAATAATACCAACGTTATTGTTAGTGGTTTTGATAAAGAACTAGTAGGCAATACGGCGGCAAAAATTCGCGATGTTCGCCCTCCAGAACCTTACAAAGGAAAAGGCATTCGCTATTCTGGTGAATTTGTCAGACGCAAAGCTGGTAAGGCAGGTAAGAAGTAA
- the rpmC gene encoding 50S ribosomal protein L29 — protein MPLPKISEARNLSDEEIVAQITALKKQLFQLRLQKATRQLEKPHQFKHARHQLAQLLTVEHERKAAAQSQSGAKE, from the coding sequence ATGCCACTTCCGAAAATTTCCGAAGCAAGAAATTTAAGTGATGAAGAAATAGTTGCCCAAATCACTGCCTTGAAGAAGCAACTATTTCAACTGCGCCTCCAAAAAGCCACGCGACAGTTGGAAAAACCACATCAGTTTAAGCACGCTAGACATCAACTAGCACAATTACTCACTGTGGAACACGAAAGAAAAGCAGCAGCACAATCTCAGTCTGGTGCAAAAGAATAG
- the rplV gene encoding 50S ribosomal protein L22, producing MASDTTEVKASARYIRMSPYKVRRVLDQIRGRSYREALIILEFMPYRACDPILKVLRSAVANAEHNAGLDPAELKITQAYADQGPVLKRFQPRAQGRAYQIRKPTCHITVAVATDTALAAES from the coding sequence ATGGCTAGTGATACTACAGAAGTAAAAGCAAGCGCCCGTTACATCCGGATGTCTCCCTACAAAGTACGTCGCGTTCTCGATCAAATTCGCGGGCGATCGTACCGAGAAGCGTTGATAATTCTGGAATTTATGCCCTACAGAGCCTGCGATCCAATCCTCAAAGTGCTCAGAAGTGCAGTTGCTAATGCTGAACATAATGCTGGCTTAGACCCAGCAGAGCTAAAAATTACTCAAGCGTATGCAGATCAAGGACCAGTGCTTAAGCGTTTTCAACCAAGAGCACAAGGTCGAGCTTACCAAATTCGCAAGCCTACGTGTCACATTACAGTGGCAGTTGCGACAGACACAGCGTTAGCAGCAGAAAGTTAG
- the rpsC gene encoding 30S ribosomal protein S3: MGQKIHPIGFRLGVTQEHQSQWFAEPGRYPEILKEDHKLRNYVEQKLGRLAQNNNAGISEVRIERKADQIDLEVRTARPGVVVGRGGTGIESLRTGLQELLGGNRQIRINVVEVQQVDADAYLIAEYIAQQLERRVSFRRVVRQTIQRAQKAGIQGIRIQVSGRLNGAEIARTEWTREGRVPLHTLRADIDYAYTTARTIYGILGIKVWIFKGEIIPGQEQTPTPTTTQPRRRQPQQRRRQQFEDRSNEE; this comes from the coding sequence GTGGGACAAAAAATTCATCCAATCGGGTTTCGCCTAGGAGTTACCCAAGAACATCAATCGCAGTGGTTTGCTGAACCAGGGCGTTATCCTGAAATTCTTAAAGAAGATCATAAACTACGCAATTACGTCGAGCAAAAGCTGGGCAGATTAGCGCAAAATAATAACGCAGGAATTTCTGAAGTACGGATTGAGCGTAAGGCAGATCAAATCGACCTTGAAGTCCGCACAGCTCGTCCTGGAGTCGTCGTCGGTCGTGGTGGTACTGGAATTGAATCACTGCGCACAGGATTACAAGAATTACTCGGTGGAAACCGTCAAATTCGCATTAATGTTGTCGAAGTACAACAAGTTGATGCTGATGCTTATCTCATTGCTGAGTACATTGCACAGCAGCTGGAACGCCGCGTTTCCTTCCGTCGCGTCGTTCGGCAAACAATTCAACGCGCTCAAAAAGCTGGTATTCAAGGTATCCGGATTCAAGTCAGCGGTCGGCTCAATGGTGCAGAAATTGCTCGTACTGAGTGGACTCGTGAAGGCAGAGTACCGCTACATACATTAAGAGCGGACATTGACTATGCCTATACGACGGCACGAACCATCTATGGAATTTTGGGAATTAAAGTGTGGATCTTTAAGGGAGAGATTATTCCTGGACAAGAGCAAACACCAACACCGACAACAACTCAACCGCGCCGTCGCCAACCACAACAGCGCCGTCGTCAGCAGTTTGAAGACCGTTCCAACGAAGAATAA
- the rpsQ gene encoding 30S ribosomal protein S17 encodes MAIKERVGVVVSDKMAKTVVVAVENRASHPKYGKIVVQTRRYKAHDEANECKEGDRVRIQESRPLSRTKRWVVKEILSSATTS; translated from the coding sequence ATGGCAATTAAAGAACGAGTTGGCGTTGTAGTCAGCGACAAAATGGCAAAAACGGTGGTCGTCGCCGTTGAAAACCGCGCTTCTCATCCCAAATATGGAAAAATCGTCGTCCAAACGCGGCGCTATAAAGCTCACGACGAAGCAAATGAATGTAAAGAAGGCGATCGCGTCCGCATTCAAGAAAGTAGACCTCTCAGCCGCACAAAACGCTGGGTGGTTAAAGAAATCCTTAGTAGTGCCACTACTAGCTAG
- the rpsH gene encoding 30S ribosomal protein S8 translates to MAANDTIADMLTRIRNANMARHQTTQIPATKMTRSIAQVLREEGFIADFEETGEGVKRNLVISLKYKGRNRQPLITALKRISKPGLRVYSNRKELPRVLGGIGIAIISTSSGIMTDREARRQGLGGEVLCYVW, encoded by the coding sequence ATGGCGGCTAACGACACAATTGCAGATATGCTGACGCGCATCCGCAATGCAAATATGGCGCGGCATCAGACAACACAGATACCAGCCACAAAAATGACCCGCAGCATTGCTCAAGTATTAAGGGAAGAAGGCTTCATTGCCGATTTTGAAGAGACAGGCGAAGGCGTTAAACGCAATTTAGTCATCTCACTCAAATATAAAGGCAGAAATCGCCAACCTTTGATCACTGCCTTGAAGCGAATTAGTAAACCAGGTTTACGAGTTTACTCTAACCGCAAAGAGCTACCACGGGTACTCGGAGGCATCGGGATTGCGATTATTTCTACTTCTAGCGGCATCATGACCGACCGAGAAGCCCGACGTCAAGGCTTGGGTGGTGAAGTGCTTTGCTATGTTTGGTAA
- the rplR gene encoding 50S ribosomal protein L18 — MKLDRRESKKIRHRRIRGKVNGSSERPRLAVFRSHQHIYAQVIDDTQHHTIVSASTLDPDLKPSLKSGATCEASTEVGKLIAQRSLEKGISKVVFDRGGNLYHGRVKALAEAAREAGLDF; from the coding sequence ATGAAGTTAGATCGCAGAGAATCTAAAAAGATTCGCCATCGTCGCATTCGTGGGAAAGTGAATGGTTCCTCAGAACGCCCTCGTTTAGCAGTGTTTCGTTCCCATCAGCATATCTATGCTCAAGTAATTGACGATACACAACACCATACAATTGTTTCGGCTTCAACGCTCGATCCAGATTTAAAACCATCCCTGAAATCTGGTGCTACTTGTGAGGCATCTACAGAGGTCGGTAAATTAATTGCGCAGCGATCGCTAGAAAAAGGTATATCAAAAGTCGTGTTTGATCGTGGTGGTAATCTCTATCACGGTCGCGTTAAAGCCTTAGCTGAAGCCGCACGCGAAGCGGGATTAGATTTTTAA
- the rplP gene encoding 50S ribosomal protein L16: protein MLSPRRTKFRKQQRGRMEGIATRGNNLNFGDFGLQALEPAWITSRQIEASRRAMTRYIRRGGKIWIRIFPDKPVTMRPAETRMGSGKGSPEYWVAVVKPGRILFEIAGVPEETAREAMRLAMYKLPIKTKFVVRSEDEV from the coding sequence ATGCTAAGTCCTAGAAGAACAAAATTCCGCAAACAACAGCGCGGACGAATGGAAGGAATCGCCACTAGAGGTAATAATCTCAATTTTGGTGATTTTGGTCTCCAAGCTTTAGAACCCGCTTGGATCACTTCACGTCAAATCGAAGCTTCACGTCGGGCAATGACTCGCTATATTCGTCGTGGTGGCAAAATTTGGATTCGCATATTTCCTGATAAACCTGTAACGATGCGCCCAGCAGAAACGCGGATGGGTTCAGGTAAAGGTTCTCCTGAATATTGGGTGGCAGTTGTTAAGCCAGGACGAATTTTGTTTGAAATTGCCGGCGTTCCCGAAGAAACAGCACGGGAAGCAATGCGTTTAGCAATGTATAAGCTACCAATTAAAACAAAGTTTGTTGTGCGTTCAGAGGATGAGGTTTAG
- the rpsE gene encoding 30S ribosomal protein S5: MATGGRRKSNRAKEKETNWQERVIQIRRVSKVVKGGKKLSFRAVVAVGNERGQVGIGVGKAGDVIGAVKKGVADGKKHLIDVPLTNSNSIPHPTNGSGGGAKVMMRPAAPGTGVIAGGAVRTVLELAGVRNILAKQLGSNNPLNNARAAVDALSTLRTFSEVAEERGVPIENLYA; the protein is encoded by the coding sequence ATGGCAACTGGTGGTCGTCGTAAAAGTAACCGCGCAAAAGAAAAAGAAACAAATTGGCAAGAGCGAGTTATTCAAATTCGCCGCGTTAGTAAAGTTGTAAAAGGTGGTAAAAAACTCAGCTTTCGTGCAGTTGTTGCCGTTGGTAACGAACGCGGTCAAGTCGGAATCGGCGTTGGTAAAGCTGGAGATGTCATTGGTGCTGTCAAAAAAGGTGTTGCTGATGGAAAAAAACACCTGATTGATGTTCCACTTACAAACTCTAACTCAATTCCACATCCGACCAATGGTAGCGGTGGTGGGGCAAAAGTAATGATGCGCCCTGCAGCACCAGGAACAGGCGTAATTGCTGGTGGAGCCGTTCGTACTGTATTAGAACTTGCTGGCGTGCGCAATATTCTAGCAAAGCAACTAGGTTCTAATAATCCACTTAATAATGCTAGAGCCGCCGTTGACGCGCTATCGACTTTACGGACTTTTTCAGAAGTCGCAGAAGAGCGTGGCGTTCCAATCGAGAATCTCTACGCCTAA
- the rplO gene encoding 50S ribosomal protein L15, which yields MRLTDPKPQAGSKKRRRRVGRGISAGQGASAGLGMRGQKARSGSSTRPGFEGGQQPLYRRIPKLKGFPIVNRKQYTTINVYKLASLPANTEVNLASLREAGIITAVKGPLKILGDGELNVPLQVQAAAFTKQAREKITAAGGNCELESSKV from the coding sequence ATGAGACTAACTGATCCTAAGCCTCAAGCAGGCTCAAAAAAACGCCGTCGTCGTGTTGGTCGTGGTATTTCTGCTGGTCAAGGAGCAAGTGCAGGTCTAGGTATGCGCGGGCAAAAAGCTCGTTCGGGTAGCAGCACCAGACCAGGCTTTGAAGGCGGTCAACAACCTTTATATCGCCGCATTCCGAAGCTAAAAGGCTTTCCGATCGTTAATCGTAAGCAGTACACTACGATCAATGTATATAAGCTGGCATCACTTCCTGCCAACACAGAGGTAAATCTAGCTTCATTACGCGAAGCTGGAATCATTACTGCTGTAAAAGGACCACTAAAAATTTTGGGTGATGGGGAATTAAATGTTCCTTTACAAGTTCAAGCAGCAGCTTTCACAAAGCAAGCACGGGAAAAAATTACCGCAGCTGGTGGAAATTGCGAACTCGAATCGTCCAAAGTATAA
- the rplN gene encoding 50S ribosomal protein L14, which translates to MIQPQSYLNVADNSGARKLMCIRVMGAGNRRYGGVGDVIIAVVKDAIPNMAVKKSDVVRAVIVRTRKGLRRDSGMSIRFDDNAAVIINADGNPRGTRVFGPVARELRDKNYTKIVSLAPEVL; encoded by the coding sequence GTGATTCAACCCCAGTCTTACCTTAATGTTGCTGATAACAGCGGTGCGCGAAAATTGATGTGCATTCGTGTTATGGGTGCAGGTAATCGCCGTTATGGCGGTGTCGGCGATGTAATTATCGCTGTAGTCAAAGATGCCATTCCGAATATGGCAGTGAAAAAATCAGATGTTGTGCGTGCAGTGATTGTCCGGACGCGTAAAGGATTGCGTCGCGATAGTGGCATGAGTATTCGTTTTGATGACAATGCAGCAGTCATTATCAATGCCGATGGTAATCCTCGCGGTACTCGTGTTTTTGGACCAGTTGCCCGCGAACTGCGCGACAAAAACTATACGAAAATTGTTTCCCTGGCTCCGGAGGTGCTGTAA